The stretch of DNA CAGTGCCGCAGGATGCCGAGATTCGTCGAAGCGTCGGGGCTCAATTCCGAATTCAACGCCCAGAGCGCCACGCGGACTTCGTAGCCCTCGGCGTCCAACAGTCGCGCCATCGCGAGCCCGTCGCCGCCGTTGTTGCCCCAGCCGCAGCAGATCGCGATCGGTCCTTTAACGCCCAATCGCAACAAGACGTCGAGCGCCCCGCGCGCCGCATTCTCCATCAACACCAGTCCGGACATGCCGCACTCGCTTACGGCGCGGCGGTCGATCTCACGCGCTTGGGCGGGGGTGATGTAGCGTTCCATGGTCGATGAAGTCAATGTGTGTCACTTCATGCCGACGGTTTCACGCGCAGGCCTTGTTCGCCGATCTCGAATTCGAACAGTCCTTCTGCTGCAGCGCTGCCGCGGTGTTTGGGGATGTAGAGCGCCCGCGTGGTCTTGAGGCCGTCGCGGAGCTTGCCCATCAGGATCACCGTGTTGGCGTTCGAGAGGATATCGCCCTCGTCGAGCGGGCGATCGATCAGTCGCTCCAGCATCGTCTCATGCGTCGTGTACAGCAACACGCAGCCGATAGCGTTGGACGCATAACTCTGCGCGGCGGCTTGCGCGGCATACTCTCGGTAATGTTCGCGCAAGAGATCGCGCGCGACCCAGTCGGGATCTTTGCGCAGAATTTGGTGATAGACGTACTCGAACAACTCGAATTGGATCGAGTCGCTGGGCCGATCGACCGGCTCGATGCCGTCGATTACTGCGCGGCGCACGCCGCGGAGAAAATGGCGATAGAAAAAGCCGATAGTCACGCCGAGCTTTTTCGCCAACTCCGCCTGCCAGTCCTGCCAGGCTTCCATGCCCAGGTCCCGGCGCGTGACGCGACGGCCGGAGTATTCGAACACGCGCAGGTAGTCGCCCAGCGGCGACGCGGCATCG from Planctomycetia bacterium encodes:
- a CDS encoding ATPase domain-containing protein, which codes for MRLSTGVPGLDELLGGGLLPGTLTVVVGATGIGKTQLGLQFAEAGAKQEGRRGVLFDMSSRGDSQSHVEYAQRMFDWPINPVHSEREATPEEIYDAASPLGDYLRVFEYSGRRVTRRDLGMEAWQDWQAELAKKLGVTIGFFYRHFLRGVRRAVIDGIEPVDRPSDSIQFELFEYVYHQILRKDPDWVARDLLREHYREYAAQAAAQSYASNAIGCVLLYTTHETMLERLIDRPLDEGDILSNANTVILMGKLRDGLKTTRALYIPKHRGSAAAEGLFEFEIGEQGLRVKPSA